The Arachis hypogaea cultivar Tifrunner chromosome 16, arahy.Tifrunner.gnm2.J5K5, whole genome shotgun sequence genome contains a region encoding:
- the LOC112758912 gene encoding soluble inorganic pyrophosphatase 4 isoform X2: protein MTEIVTETANAEETVPVPPIETPEKVPMPLYSSHPPLNERIISSMTRRSVAAHPWHDLEIGPGAPQIFNCVVEIGKGNKVKYELDKKSGLIKVDRVLYSSVVYPHNYGFIPRTICEDGDPMDVLVIMQEPVLPGCFLRAKAIGLMPMIDQGEKDDKIIAVCADDPEYRHYNDIKELPPHRLAEIRRFFEDYKKNENKEVAVNDFLPASTAFEAIKHSMTLYADYIVESLRR, encoded by the exons ATGACTGAAATCGTGACGGAAACTGCGAAT GCTGAAGAAACAGTTCCAGTTCCCCCAATTGAGACTCCAGAAAAAGTTCCCATGCCTCTTTATTCCTCACATCCACCTCTTAATGAGAGGATTATTTCATCCATGACCAGGAGATCTGTTGCTGCACATCCTTGGCATGACCTTGAGATTG GACCAGGAGCTCCACAGATCTTCAACTGT GTGGTTGAGATTGGGAAAGGAAACAAGGTGAAATATGAACTTGACAAGAAGTCGGGACTTATTAAG GTGGATCGTGTGCTTTACTCATCAGTTGTGTATCCCCACAACTATGGTTTTATCCCACGAACTATCTGTGAGGACGGTGATCCCATGGATGTCTTGGTTATTATGCAG GAGCCAGTTCTTCCAGGGTGCTTTCTTCGTGCCAAAGCTATTGGTCTCATGCCTATGATTGACCAG GGTGAGAAAGATGACAAAATAATCGCTGTCTGTGCTGATGATCCGGAGTATAGACACTACAATGACATCAAGGAGCTTCCTCCACATCGTTTGGCTGAGATCCGTCGTTTTTTCGAAGACT ataagaagaatgagaacaaGGAAGTTGCTGTAAATGACTTTCTGCCTGCTTCAACTGCATTCGAAGCTATCAAGCACTCCAT GACTCTGTATGCTGACTATATAGTGGAGAGCTTAAGGCGGTAA
- the LOC112758912 gene encoding soluble inorganic pyrophosphatase 4 isoform X1: MRIRQVTHQLSWRHDLFASAEYTHSFLFFSFPPPRSSPHPPFAFISPSGNPKVQDAMTEIVTETANAEETVPVPPIETPEKVPMPLYSSHPPLNERIISSMTRRSVAAHPWHDLEIGPGAPQIFNCVVEIGKGNKVKYELDKKSGLIKVDRVLYSSVVYPHNYGFIPRTICEDGDPMDVLVIMQEPVLPGCFLRAKAIGLMPMIDQGEKDDKIIAVCADDPEYRHYNDIKELPPHRLAEIRRFFEDYKKNENKEVAVNDFLPASTAFEAIKHSMTLYADYIVESLRR; encoded by the exons ATGAGAATACGACAGGTCACTCATCAACTTAGCTGGAGACACGATTTATTCGCCTCTGCAGAATATACgcattcctttcttttcttttcctttccacCTCCACGTTCCTCTCCTCATCCTCCATTTGCTTTCATTTCCCCAAG TGGGAATCCGAAGGTGCAAGACGCCATGACTGAAATCGTGACGGAAACTGCGAAT GCTGAAGAAACAGTTCCAGTTCCCCCAATTGAGACTCCAGAAAAAGTTCCCATGCCTCTTTATTCCTCACATCCACCTCTTAATGAGAGGATTATTTCATCCATGACCAGGAGATCTGTTGCTGCACATCCTTGGCATGACCTTGAGATTG GACCAGGAGCTCCACAGATCTTCAACTGT GTGGTTGAGATTGGGAAAGGAAACAAGGTGAAATATGAACTTGACAAGAAGTCGGGACTTATTAAG GTGGATCGTGTGCTTTACTCATCAGTTGTGTATCCCCACAACTATGGTTTTATCCCACGAACTATCTGTGAGGACGGTGATCCCATGGATGTCTTGGTTATTATGCAG GAGCCAGTTCTTCCAGGGTGCTTTCTTCGTGCCAAAGCTATTGGTCTCATGCCTATGATTGACCAG GGTGAGAAAGATGACAAAATAATCGCTGTCTGTGCTGATGATCCGGAGTATAGACACTACAATGACATCAAGGAGCTTCCTCCACATCGTTTGGCTGAGATCCGTCGTTTTTTCGAAGACT ataagaagaatgagaacaaGGAAGTTGCTGTAAATGACTTTCTGCCTGCTTCAACTGCATTCGAAGCTATCAAGCACTCCAT GACTCTGTATGCTGACTATATAGTGGAGAGCTTAAGGCGGTAA